The following proteins are encoded in a genomic region of Funiculus sociatus GB2-C1:
- the thiL gene encoding thiamine-phosphate kinase, giving the protein MKIQDIGEQGLLQRLQRFCPAEVVGDDAAVMKTQPGKELVVTTDMLVDGTHFSDRTTSPEDAGWRAAAANLSDLAAMGASPLGITVGLSLTSDTLVTWVERLYQGITECLQHYNTFIVGGDICRSPVNTIAITAFGEASPNRIIRRSSAQVGDAIVVTGVHGASRAGLELLLNLQSGQNLTEAGKVSLIQAHQRPKPRLDVLPFLWDLDSQSPIPVAGMDSSDGLADAIVQICRCSGVGAKCDRASIPIPAALSQMVSTEQALDWALYGGEDFELVLCLPSEKAQILVERLGEGAAVIGITTEANVLLVDSSGVYPDKQLTLNQGFQHFSY; this is encoded by the coding sequence ATGAAAATTCAAGACATCGGGGAACAGGGTTTATTACAACGATTGCAACGCTTCTGTCCGGCGGAAGTCGTGGGAGATGATGCGGCTGTAATGAAAACTCAGCCGGGTAAAGAATTGGTAGTGACAACGGATATGCTGGTGGATGGAACCCATTTTAGCGATCGCACGACATCCCCAGAAGACGCTGGTTGGCGTGCTGCTGCTGCCAATTTATCCGATTTAGCCGCAATGGGCGCATCCCCACTGGGAATTACTGTAGGTTTAAGTCTTACAAGCGATACACTCGTCACCTGGGTGGAGCGACTTTACCAGGGAATAACCGAATGCTTGCAACATTACAATACATTTATTGTCGGCGGTGATATTTGCCGTTCGCCAGTCAATACAATAGCAATTACTGCCTTTGGTGAAGCTTCCCCAAATCGTATTATCCGGCGCTCATCTGCTCAAGTTGGAGATGCTATTGTCGTCACCGGAGTTCACGGAGCCTCAAGAGCGGGTTTAGAATTGTTACTGAACCTACAATCCGGTCAAAATCTCACCGAAGCCGGGAAAGTATCTTTAATCCAAGCGCACCAGCGCCCCAAACCCCGCCTAGATGTCTTACCTTTCCTGTGGGATTTGGATTCCCAATCCCCCATCCCCGTTGCTGGGATGGACAGCAGCGACGGTTTAGCAGATGCAATTGTGCAAATTTGCCGATGTAGTGGAGTGGGTGCAAAATGCGATCGCGCCTCGATTCCCATTCCAGCTGCCCTCAGCCAAATGGTTTCAACTGAGCAAGCGTTGGACTGGGCTTTATATGGCGGCGAAGACTTTGAACTTGTCTTATGCCTACCTTCAGAAAAAGCCCAAATATTAGTGGAACGATTGGGCGAGGGGGCAGCTGTTATCGGGATTACTACCGAAGCCAACGTCTTGTTAGTAGACTCCTCTGGTGTCTATCCCGACAAACAACTCACCCTCAACCAAGGATTTCAGCATTTTAGTTATTAA
- a CDS encoding type I glyceraldehyde-3-phosphate dehydrogenase, which translates to MIRVAINGFGRIGRNFMRCWLGRENSNMEVVAINDTSDPKTNSHLLKYDTMLGTFKADISHDDNSIIVNGKTVKCTSDRNPENLPWKDWEIDLIIESTGVFTSKEGASKHLTAGAKKVLITAPGKNDDGTFVVGVNDQNYDHDKHVVISNASCTTNCLAPFAKVLNDNFGIIKGLMTTTHSYTGDQRLLDASHRDVRRARAAAMNIVPTTTGAAKAVALVLPELKGKLNGLALRVPTPNVSVVDLVVNVEKKTFAEEVNQVLKDAAEGPLKGILEYSDLELVSSDYRGHDASSIVDASLTMVMDGDMVKVVAWYDNEWGYSQRVVDLAELMAKKWKS; encoded by the coding sequence GTGATTAGAGTAGCGATCAACGGTTTTGGACGCATCGGACGTAATTTCATGCGATGCTGGCTGGGTCGGGAAAATAGCAATATGGAAGTCGTTGCCATCAACGACACTTCCGACCCAAAAACTAACTCCCACTTGCTGAAATATGACACCATGTTGGGAACGTTTAAGGCTGACATCAGTCACGATGACAACTCCATCATCGTCAACGGCAAGACGGTAAAATGCACATCGGATCGCAATCCCGAAAACTTGCCCTGGAAAGATTGGGAAATTGACCTGATTATCGAATCAACAGGCGTTTTTACCAGCAAGGAAGGGGCATCCAAGCATTTAACCGCTGGAGCAAAAAAAGTTTTGATTACCGCTCCCGGTAAAAACGATGACGGCACCTTCGTGGTGGGTGTCAACGATCAAAACTACGATCACGATAAGCACGTTGTCATCAGCAACGCCAGTTGTACCACTAACTGTCTGGCTCCCTTTGCCAAGGTGCTTAATGACAACTTCGGCATTATCAAAGGGCTGATGACCACAACCCACAGCTATACTGGCGACCAGCGTTTACTAGACGCTTCTCACCGGGACGTGCGCCGGGCAAGAGCAGCAGCAATGAACATTGTCCCCACCACCACAGGTGCGGCTAAAGCAGTAGCTCTGGTGCTGCCAGAACTCAAAGGCAAGCTGAATGGCCTAGCTCTGCGGGTTCCGACACCTAATGTTTCTGTAGTGGATTTGGTGGTCAACGTTGAGAAGAAAACGTTCGCCGAAGAAGTTAACCAAGTTCTTAAGGACGCAGCTGAAGGTCCCTTGAAAGGCATTCTGGAGTATAGCGACCTGGAGCTTGTCTCTTCTGATTATCGCGGTCACGATGCCTCTTCGATTGTGGATGCCAGTCTGACGATGGTTATGGACGGTGACATGGTTAAGGTTGTCGCATGGTACGACAACGAGTGGGGTTACTCTCAGCGGGTTGTAGACTTGGCTGAACTGATGGCTAAGAAGTGGAAAAGCTAA
- the nadD gene encoding nicotinate (nicotinamide) nucleotide adenylyltransferase produces the protein MQNWGILGGTFDPIHWGHLLMAETALIQADLDKVIWVPSFSPPHKQAMEFEHRSSMVQLAIADHPSFALAPVEANLQAIDYAIYSLNYLQSLYPHTRWHWIIGMDAFTTLPRWYRRQELVTNCEWLVAPRPSTHVQLDDTQVAQQLALQGMTIRSSLLAMPSVGISSSLIRQYCRQGRSIRYLVPEAVRIYIDTHKLYSN, from the coding sequence ATGCAAAACTGGGGAATTTTGGGTGGCACCTTTGATCCCATTCACTGGGGACACCTGTTGATGGCGGAAACTGCCTTAATTCAAGCGGATTTGGACAAGGTGATCTGGGTACCAAGTTTCTCTCCTCCCCACAAACAAGCGATGGAATTTGAGCATCGTTCCTCAATGGTGCAACTAGCGATCGCTGACCATCCCAGCTTTGCTCTAGCACCCGTAGAGGCAAATCTCCAGGCTATAGATTATGCCATCTACTCCCTGAATTACCTCCAGTCTTTATACCCCCACACCCGCTGGCACTGGATTATTGGCATGGATGCCTTCACAACCTTACCCCGTTGGTATCGCCGTCAGGAACTTGTAACAAACTGTGAATGGTTGGTGGCACCGCGTCCATCAACTCATGTCCAGCTAGATGACACCCAGGTTGCTCAACAGCTGGCTCTCCAAGGTATGACGATTCGCTCTTCGTTGCTTGCCATGCCAAGTGTGGGCATTTCATCAAGTTTGATTCGGCAGTATTGCCGCCAAGGACGTTCGATTCGTTACTTAGTCCCGGAAGCTGTCCGAATTTACATCGATACCCACAAACTTTACTCAAATTGA